One part of the Gadus macrocephalus chromosome 8, ASM3116895v1 genome encodes these proteins:
- the adcyap1b gene encoding adenylate cyclase activating polypeptide 1b isoform X1 — translation MASSSKATLVLLIYGIIMHYSVYCTPIGLSYPKIRLDNDAFDEDGNSLSDMGFDSDQIAIRSPPSLDDDVYTLYYPPEKRTERHAEEELDRALREILGQLTARQYLHSLMTIRVGEETSMEDESEPLSKRHSDGIFTDSYSRHRKQMAVKKYLAAVLGRRYRQRVRNKGRRLAYL, via the exons ATGGCCAGTTCGAGTAAAGCGACTTTAGTCTTGCTCATCTACGGAATCATAATGCACTACAGTGTTTACTGCACACCTATCGGATTAAGTTACCCTAAAATAAG ACTAGATAATGACGCTTTCGATGAAGATGGGAATTCATTATCGGACATGGGGTTTGACAGTGATCAAATTGCTATACGAAGCCCACCATCCTTAGATGACGACGTGTACACACTGTACTACCCTCCAGAAAAAAG AACAGAGAGGCATGCAGAGGAAGAATTAGATAGAGCCTTGAGGGAGATCCTGGGTCAGTTAACAGCGAGACAATATCTGCATTCTCTGATGACAATACGTGTAGG CGAAGAGACTAGCATGGAGGACGAGTCGGAACCATTATCTAAAAGGCATTCGGACGGGATATTCACCGACAGCTACAGCCGCCATCGAAAACAGATGGCTGTGAAGAAATACCTCGCAGCAGTCCTGGGGAGAAGGTACAGACAGAGGGTGAGGAACAAAGGACGTCGACTCGCGTATTTGTAG
- the adcyap1b gene encoding adenylate cyclase activating polypeptide 1b isoform X2 translates to MASSSKATLVLLIYGIIMHYSVYCTPIGLSYPKIRLDNDAFDEDGNSLSDMGFDSDQIAIRSPPSLDDDVYTLYYPPEKSEETSMEDESEPLSKRHSDGIFTDSYSRHRKQMAVKKYLAAVLGRRYRQRVRNKGRRLAYL, encoded by the exons ATGGCCAGTTCGAGTAAAGCGACTTTAGTCTTGCTCATCTACGGAATCATAATGCACTACAGTGTTTACTGCACACCTATCGGATTAAGTTACCCTAAAATAAG ACTAGATAATGACGCTTTCGATGAAGATGGGAATTCATTATCGGACATGGGGTTTGACAGTGATCAAATTGCTATACGAAGCCCACCATCCTTAGATGACGACGTGTACACACTGTACTACCCTCCAGAAAAAAG CGAAGAGACTAGCATGGAGGACGAGTCGGAACCATTATCTAAAAGGCATTCGGACGGGATATTCACCGACAGCTACAGCCGCCATCGAAAACAGATGGCTGTGAAGAAATACCTCGCAGCAGTCCTGGGGAGAAGGTACAGACAGAGGGTGAGGAACAAAGGACGTCGACTCGCGTATTTGTAG